Proteins from a genomic interval of Medicago truncatula cultivar Jemalong A17 chromosome 3, MtrunA17r5.0-ANR, whole genome shotgun sequence:
- the LOC11413820 gene encoding ethylene-responsive transcription factor ERF014 translates to MVKSETNKIKKEPSNSISDSSKKKYKGVRMRSWGSWVSEIRAPNQKTRIWLGSYSTAEAAARAYDAALLCLKGSSSASNLNFPLTSSSSHYNIPQDMSPKSIQRVAAAAANSFIDNNNNNVNVNVNDNANTPSSSSLVSSPSSMVSSDDVSSLMSSFDQVNDESMAMISETNWYGLEGLQSPKYVDQMLLSASFFDIDSSSHLLGDDLYEESDIPLWNFS, encoded by the coding sequence ATGGTTAAGTCAGAGACTAACAAGATCAAAAAAGAACCATCAAATTCAATCTCAGATAGTAGCAAGAAGAAGTACAAAGGAGTAAGAATGAGGAGTTGGGGTTCATGGGTATCAGAGATTAGAGCACCAAATCAAAAAACAAGAATTTGGTTAGGTTCTTATTCAACTGCAGAAGCTGCAGCTAGAGCTTATGATGCTGCACTTTTATGCCTTAAAGGTTCATCATCTGCTTCAAATCTCAATTTCCCtttaacatcatcatcttcacatTACAATATTCCTCAAGATATGTctccaaaatcaattcaaagaGTAGCTGCAGCTGCCGCGAATAGTTTCATcgacaacaataataataatgttaatgttaatgtCAATGATAATGCTAACACtccctcttcatcatcattgGTATCATCTCCATCATCAATGGTTTCTTCTGACGATGTTTCTTCACTTATGTCATCTTTCGATCAAGTTAATGATGAATCGATGGCTATGATATCGGAAACTAATTGGTATGGATTAGAAGGTTTACAATCACCTAAATATGTTGATCAGATGTTGTTAAGTGCTTCTTTCTTTGATATTGATTCATCATCACATTTGCTTGGTGATGATCTATATGAAGAAAGTGATATTCCTTTGTGGAACTTCAGCTGA
- the LOC11415908 gene encoding uncharacterized protein encodes MGLSKEQLLHQLQELQIEFSKYEHPVVLTVEAQAKYVGSGGLSKNLFLKDKKNRFYIVSALAETKVDLKVLSQRLGLGKGGLRMAPEEALGELLQVPLGCVTPFAVVNESARDVSLLLDQGFKTQEHCFFHPLSNDMSISLNVRGLDKFLKSIGRDPSYVDLEANPAVGKDQPPDLAALVPSSSIILPDQPGKQSSTEVPKNENLVSVAVSVDTKTKTVPAKVVKPSVAGNNSKGTPEKTVQPSGSFADAGKLVEEILHKTSKILLSEINEETIKMHGEQLGTALSDKLQKNLTSDLKNLAMTFKNTAYTEGFQDGLQSVKIKLNDLFQ; translated from the exons ATGGGTCTCTCAAAGGAACAGCTTCTCCATCAGTTACAG GAGCTTCAGATTGAATTTTCCAAGTATGAACATCCAGTTGTTTTAACTGTTGAGGCTCag GCAAAGTATGTTGGAAGTGGTGGCCTCagtaaaaatttgtttttgaag GATAAGAAGAACAGGTTTTACATTGTTTCTGCTTTAGCTGAAACCAAAGTAGATTTGAAAG TGTTATCTCAGCGGCTTGGTTTGGGAAAAGGTGGTCTCAGAATGGCGCCCGAAGAGGCTTTAGGTGAATTACTTCAG GTACCCTTGGGCTGTGTGACACCATTTGCAGTAGTGAATGAATCAGCACG AGATGTTTCATTGCTATTAGATCAAGGATTCAAGACCCAGGAGCATTGTTTCTTCCATCCATTGTCAAATGACATGTCCATAT CTCTAAATGTACGTGGTCTtgacaaatttcttaaatcaatCGGAAGAGATCCCTCATATGTTGATTTGGAG GCCAATCCTGCAGTGGGAAAAGATCAGCCTCCTGATCTAGCCGCTCTAGTTCCTTCCAGTTCAATAATTTTGCCCGATCAACCAGGAAAGCAATCATCTACAGAAGTTCCTAAGAACGAAAACCTTGTTTCTGTGGCTGTTTCTGTGGATACTAAGACCAAGACAGTTCCAG CCAAAGTTGTCAAGCCATCCGTTGCTGGGAATAATTCAAAAGGAACACCGGAAAAAACTGTTCAGCCATCAGGATCCTTTGCAGATGCTGGGAAACTAGTTGAAGAGATATTGcataaaacatcaaaaattttgCTTTCAGAG ATCAATGAAGAAACTATAAAGATGCATGGAGAGCAGCTTGGGACTGCATTGTCTGACAAATTACAGAAAAACCTAACCTCTGATTTGAAAAATCTTGCT aTGACATTTAAGAACACTGCATATACTGAAGGGTTTCAAGACGGTCTTCAATCAGTCAAGATCAAACTGAATGATTTGTTCCAATAG